The Salarias fasciatus chromosome 12, fSalaFa1.1, whole genome shotgun sequence DNA segment GTTGTTGCTCCACTGTTGCCAGAGCGAGCTGGGATCTCGGAGGGTGGGTGTCTTGCCACAAGAATTTTTTTAGTGAGAATGCGATTGGAGTGATTTTTCATCCAGATATTTCATGTTAGAGCAATAGttttaaatgtgtaaatgtaTGTAACTGGGTCAGGCTGGGTCCAGATATGGCAACATGTGATTTTTGCATGATTTTTGTGATTAAGTCGTCTCTATTTCCACATCGTTAAGCTGTGGAATAGAAGAAAACTTTTATAATGAAGCTAGTATATTGGGGAAATTAGAAGCAAACACGACATGAAACAGCAGTGAAAGAGGAAAGAGATAAGatgggaggggggaaaaaaaaaagcgctgaCGTTTGAACTGACATTTTCTGCTGGCAGCTGATGTGGCCACATGCTGAGAGTTCATTAAATGATCTATCTATTGAACATGTTAATTAGAGACATCTGAAATAGTCTCAGTATTGGCGGCAGACGACTGTTGTCAATAAGAATGACAGTGTCTGGAAGTGCTATATCGGGCCTTCGCACCCAGCATGTGCTCCTCAAACAAGTTACTTCATTAGTCCCCAGCGAATCGTTTTTATTACTTTTAGTCACGCAGCGCAGCCGTCACATCACCGAGGTATCAACAACCCCTGTTTGAGTGCAATATTAATGAAAGTAGCTCCTCCAAAATATTCATTTATAcacttgttttatttctcaGCAGGGCTCTTTGTAACGGAGGCAGTTtagaaatgaaaagaggaaattaAATCCCCCAAACAGctattgctgcttttttttttttttttttttttttcctggccaAACGTTGTTGTCTTCTGACAGTCCGTGAAGAAACGTGATTAAGATTTCACTGATTCTCGGACGCTCGGACGACTGCGCGGTTGTGGCGTGCAGATACTGCTGACTGCATCTGCTCTGCTCGGGCCTGCTCGCTGTGACTTGCAGGTGAGCAGCAGCCCTGCACAGATGGGTATGTTGTTTAGTATGCAGGAAGCGATGACAGATTGTGAAAATCGCATACggcgaggttttttttttttttttttccttatttttttctgatgctCCATAGAAAATTGTCAGCAGGGATCTGGCAACAGGATATTGCTGTACATACACTCGTAGCTGAATGTTAGCAAACTGAGCTTTTGCAGCCAATGGAACACCTGCGCCCGATTCGCATATGAATGAGCCTTCAGATGCAAAACATGAACCTGCACAGAGACGGgtgtaaataaaacaagaacacTGACAAGCAGAATGCAAATGAATGTATTTGAATTGCTGCGTAATACCAGATATAATTTACTTTTAGCAAATAAAAAGTACACTAAGAGCCACTTAGAATTTAGTACCATTAATGTATATTAGATTATTTAATGCTGATACGATGAAGTGATATTACAGTCTTAAATCTACAAAAAAGTAGTAAAATATCATACTCCCATCATGTTGTAtgttgtcaacttctctgaatTGAGGTATTAAGGCCCAAAATACCAAGGTAGAACACCCAGTTTGATTAAATAATAGGAAATGTGGTGTGAAATCGTCTTCTCTCTCCTTACCCAGTGTGTGTTGTCTCCCCCAGGACCCCCGCTCCCTCCCCAGGAAGTGCAGGTCCAGTGTGGTCAGACGCCGGGTGTCCTCCAGGTCAGGTGGAAGCCGCCGCCCCTGACGCCTTCAGGGACCTCCAATGGGGCCAGCGTGATCGGCTACGCCGTCTGCACAAAGGGGCAAAAGGTGTCAAAGTCTGAACAGGTTTTGTGATTTGTTGAGGGTGCAGCTGTGTGGAGGGGCGGCagcctcctccgtcctccgtggTTTCTACTGTGAACAGTGCTCTGTTGCCATCTTCTGGAGGAATGATTAAATACTGATATCCAGCCTGGGGATGAGCAGTGGAACACAGATTGGCAAGGATATGGTTAAATCAATGTATTTGTAGGTTCAGACAAAGGTTTGATCATTCTCTAACAGATTTCATTTAAGTATTCAGTGTTTTACAGCTGCAAGACTTCATATCTGTGTGTCACAAAAGCTTAGAGGTGATTTTCAGTGTTTAGAAAAACAGGTGTTTCTTTAAAATCTCAGATTATCACCTCAGAATGCTCCATATTATTGCTCTGTATGCATGCATACAGGCAGAGATGATGTTCTATGTTGCCCTCTTGGTGAGACCctcttgctttgttttgtgaCTGCAGATAGCAGAGGTCTTGTACCCCACAGCGGACTATGTGACGGTGGAGCTGAACAGGATTCAGTGTCTGGAGGCCAGGGAAGTCATAGTAAGGACGTTGTCGACACAAGGAGAGTCCCAGGACTCGCCCGTGGCCGTCATCCCGCACAACCTTCTGGGCTCTCCACACCTCTCCCGCAGAACTACAGCGCCCCCGCTCGCAATGCAGCACCCCCCGCCCCACGCGGTGCACTCCCAAACCCACCCACCGTACCCGTCCACGTACCCGCCCAACCATCCGCAGCCCCACATGCAGCCTCTGCCCCGAGCCCAGCCCCACACGCTGCCCCACGCACAGCCGCACTCGCAGCCCGTCCGCCAcccgccccctgccccccctccccccgcccacccccagCCTCATTTCCAGCGCCACCCCATGCCCAAGTCCAAACCATTAGTAAGTGCCAGAGAGCCAGATACCAAAGAGCATGAGGTGGGTCTGCGGCCGGCCCAGCCCTGGGAGCGATCGCCCTCTCCGCTGCCCCCCATGCGCGGGTCCACCCTGGAGCCGCCGCACTTCCCGCCACGGCGATCGCCCTCTCCTCAGAGGATCCTGCCGCAGCCTCAGGGAGTCCCCATCCCCAACACCATCGCCAAGGCCATGGCCAGGGAAGCTGCCCAGAGAGTGTTTGCCGAGGGCAATCGGGTACGTGACGATGCTGGGTTCAATTCAATTTTgagttatttttatatttgtcttttaaaaaaaaaccaacttttTATCTCTTTACCAGGTTGAGAAAAGGAACATCTTTAGTGAGCGAGGTAACGCCTTGCATCCACTCAActctgacgaagaggaggacggATACGATTCGCCTCACGCGAGGAGGAAAGGAGCCTCGGTGGATGAATTTCTCAGAGGCTCAGAACTGGGCAGACAGGTACTTGAGAGAAAGCAGGACCGGCTCTCAGCCTGCCAGCGCATGAACATGTCTCTTTGCTGGATGTGAAATCAGTCACCTGCTGTTGTACAAGACTCAGACTAAATGATTTAGATCACGTTGATGTGGACTTCTGTAGGTATGAATTTTACAAAATGAGAAAGTGTTAAACAATATCTTGACAACGCGCCTGGATCAACAACCGTCCAGTTGTATTTGCTTTAAAGCTACTGGTTACTGGTTGTTGAGCTTCCGTGCACCTCGCTGTCCGCTGTCTCTCCcagcaccatcaccaccactACAGCCACAGCGAGGAGTACCACACCGAGAGCAGCCGGGGCTCCGACCTGTCCGACAtcatggaggaggacgaggaggacctTTACTCAGAgatgcagctggaggagggccGCAGGCGCAGCATCAACTCTCACAACACTCTGAAGGTACACACCCGGCACCCCTCCGGTCGGTGGGAAGGGTGGATGGAGGGCGgggagagcgaggggggggACATCAACCTGCTGAACACTCACAAACGCAACACCCAGACACTCCCAAGCAGCCTCTCCACCCCGGcctgctcctccaccactgcTTGAACATCCCAGGCTGAGCTCACGACATGGCTGCGAACGCACAGCCTCACAAGTTTGCATGTGAGAAGTTAAAGGCGTAGACTGAGAGCAGAATGTTGGTTTGCATTGCATTTTGATGCCGTGTTACATTTCCCTCGAGTAGCGTTAAAATGCCACGGTCAAATGTTAGCCAGAAGATGACGTGCAAATAACAATGATGATAACATACTGTACTGTATCAAAGGGTCATGGCATATCAAGTGCATATGGGAATCTCATTTAAGTGAGTACTTAAATGGAAATATTCACGTTTTGGTTGTGTCTGTCATGTCCCGGCGTTTGATTTTATCTTTAATGTCGACATTGTTGCTACATGATTCTGTCCTCATTTGGTTTGTCACTGAGGATGTGTGAATGTAGAGACACTCTGACAAATCAAAGGAAACCAAGTCTGAAAAGAGAATCTTTGGTTGCTGATTGGGTctctgtgttgttgcagtgttgcTGTCAGGCATAAATACTGCAGTTTGGTTAGTCTGGTTAAACCCGCTCCTGTCCTGCTGAATGTGTACTTAATGTGATGTTTGTCAGGGGTATATATTGGTGTATTCTGGTTTTACATACACCAATACACTATCTCTTTTTTGTCATTGACATCTATTTGTAAGTCAGTGTTGCACATTTTACGTCCTTCATCAATGTTTGGGAAAAATAAAGTTCACTGAATTCATAAATTAATGCTGTGAAAGAAAGAATCTGGGGTAAATTGTtagatttgttttattgtttgctgTGATTTGTGTGAACACAGGAAgaagttggtgtgtgtgtgtcgtgtgtttcagtgtgtccaTCATGGCTGATTCTTTCACTCGCTCAGCTTCACTTTGTtcgtgttttgctttttttaaaaaaaattcatctaCAGTTTTGAGTTCACCCCCACGCGTGGCACTAACTCAGCGTCTCTCGTGTGTCTTCGGAATATTTCCACGCTCCACCTCTGtgcccacttttttttttatcgctcCATCCTAGAGCCTTGACAGATTCCTGTTCAGAGCATGCCATTTCCTCCTCACGGAATGAGACTGCATGTCTTACTACATTGCCACAAATAACtaattctgtctttattttgtctttcccCCCCATTTGTTCTATTCACATACTGTGTTGTTTCCTGCCTGTGCTAAAACCTTCGAAAAAAACTATTCAAACCCCCTCCCGTCACAAAACTCTAAACTGAACATTTTGCCTTGAACTGACTTTCAATGAACTGTGAAATTGTGCCTCCTGCTCGTGACTGAAGGCGTATTACAAGCGTCAGGACTTAGCCGAGGAGAGGGACTGCTGGGATCTGCAGAGGGAGGTGGTGAAGCAGAAGTCGCTGCGCAGCAAGCGTCTCCACAGCATCCCCGAGGTGGCCGAGGAAGAGTCGGACGGCGTGGACGGCATGGGCCAGCGCCTGAGCTTCGGAGACGGCGGCCGACCGGGGACGCCTCACACCCAGCGCAGGATGTACGCCCAGGACGCTCACGCCCGCAACCATCTGGCCCCCGGGAAGAGCTCCCGCCTGCAGCGCCAGCGGTCCTCCCCCCGCTTCACCGACAGCCGCTACTGCTACGGCGCCGACGACCGCAGCCTGGGGCGCCCCAACCGCCAGAACACCAAGAGTCCCGACAGCGGCCTGGACTGCGGCAGCGAGGAAGAAGGCTCCCTGGGAAGAGGCCACCGAGGGTACTACGCACACGGGAGCCCCATGCGGGGGCCCGTGCGCATCATCCACTGCGAGGGCCCGGTGGAGAGGCGGGCGCTGGCCATGGGCCGCAAAAGAACTCTGACCCGGCAGTGCAGCGTGGAGGAGGAGTTCTCTGACGCCCCATTGACCTCTGCCAAGTCGGTTCATACGGGTGACTTTAGGAACAGGGAGCACTTCGGGCCCGGCCGGGACTCCGGCTCACGAAACTACTCCAGGGAAGGGGCCCTGAGCGAGGGCAGGCTGAACGAGCTGGACAGGGTCTATTACAGCCCCCACAGGGAGGCTAGGGCGCAGTCTTTGTCCAGGCTCAACCGGGACCAGCCGCTGGTGTGTGATTCAGACTTTCTGCTGTACTTTCCATCAGCAAGCTGAAGCCATTCCGTTTTCTTAATGTTGTCCTTTTTGTTTGTACGTTGATGAAGAACTCCCTTTCCTTTCATTTGGCATTTCCTTTCCTCATTATTTGCAATTTATCACCTGTTCATTCAGTCTGatttggtgttttattttgtgtgaattACGTTGCTTGTATTCTGACTGTTAGGTggattttttaaatctttcaatTACCTAAAGGCCATTTTACTCAAGTTTTGACTTCTCATGTCTCGGAGGGGAAAGGCTGTGTCTGCAGGACAGTGTCtgctcccgtctcctcctccctcgcccGTGCCTTCTCTCGACCAGATGCCAGCTTCATATGTTGCTCCCCATGCCTCGCCATCcagaaactgcagctgtgaCGCGCAGCCTCGTACTGGGACTCCGTTTCAGCATCTCTTacttttcactgcttcacagatATTCGCTTTCAATCCATTCACATCATCTTCAGCTTCTCTCTTTGAAAGTTTGGCTTCTTcattgaaagtttttttttttttgcagatcaCCTTGATTGTTCTAATGGAGCTGAAGCTTTTAGGAGCTTCGCTCTTCATTATTACATCTTTCACCATTTTTGATCACACTCGCTCGCCGCCTCTGTTCTTCATCCAGTCATTCGCTCTTCCTTTGCATCTTTTCTCTGTCACTTCCATCACTTCCGCCTTCATGTGCTGCATTTTCTCATCACGGAGCTGACATGCACAGAACAAAACCGACCCAACAAATGGTCTTTAGCTAAACATCTGACCCGTCCTGAACCCCCGTCCATGTTGTTGTGTGAgggattgatttgatttgttggggtttattgtttcttttctttctttctttttttttttaactattatTTTTGCTTTCCTAAGGACAAATGGAAGCTACATCATTTGCTCTTATggattttcagttgttttaacaagattgttggattttttttttctcttttccttttttaaacatggttttaaatgtttacatgttttcgCTCTTGGTGTGGTTTGTCGCTCTAACCTCTTCTCTGGTGTGTTTCTACTCTAAAGATCATTGGGAACTCACCGTCACACGGCAGCGCGGACCGCCTGGACCACTCGGGGAGGAGGCCGGTTCACATCGGCACCCCTCCTCAGCGACGACCCATCCCGTCCATTGGTTAGTGAGGTCTCCACACCAGGATCTCCACCCGCAGGGCCACTGATGTTTGTGCTGTTTATACCATGTCTCCTCCTTCCCCACATGAGCCGAGCTGTACATTTCTCCCCATAGAGCTTAGCAACCACGTAGATCCTTTTCTTCTAGCTGCCCATTCTCATGAGCTGGATTCACCAAATACTCACATGCAGGAACGTTAACTCAGACACTCTCCCTACGTCTGCGTTCACTGCGGGCTAACATGTTTATCCCCGGATCTGACCATACCGCAAACAGTTGCAACCATTGCTGTTTTACACCCAGCGGCTCCAGAGTGAAGCTGGTTGCCTTGTAACACCCCCTCCCACCTCAGGGCAACCTCACCATCCTACTGTCTCAGCATGAGGGAATGGGCCATGGGGTGGAGCAGACTGTGTGAATGCGGGGATCTCTGACCGTAACGTTGTGATTGGTGTCTTCTGTAGAGATCACCATGGACAGTAACAGTGAGGGGAGTGAGGGGAACCTCTCACCCGTCAAGGAGGATGTTTACTATGGCAGTGTAGCTCGGCGCAGGATATGGCGATCTATGTCGTCAGAGGATCAATATGGTATGTGGTGCAGCTTCTCTCCAAGATGACAATTCACCTTTAAAATGCAGGAATGAGGCTAAGAGTTGCTCCTGAACACATGCAGCTGGAAAGTTAGCTGCTTTTCTTTAGTTTAGCGCAGcttagctgaaaaaaaaaaaaagctgacggGGAACGTCAACGCTGGCCACTTCTTTTTTGTCCCTGAGAATGAAAACCCCTCCCTTCCCCTGTACTCCCACACCCTCAGTCCCAAGACTCCCCAACCCCACCCACTCTTCCCGCTCACCCTCCATCCCCGGGCCACTCTCCACCCCACTGCAGCATAGACCACCCTCCCCCCTAACTGCCTCctcttttccttctcctcccaCCTTTATCCGACGGGGCCAGTTTCCTTTGAGTTTGCATGACCTGTTTACAGAGCAGTGAGAAGGAAAGACACATTACTGGATGAATTTGTGCATTCTTGCCTTGTTGGTGTCACTCGGTTGCATATCCATTGACCCTACCATCAAAATCAAACACGTTTCTACACTGTTGACGTACATTTTGCatcctcaaaagaaaaaaaaaagggcataTTAGAGATGCTCATTGAGTAGTTGTTGCAGTATCCTTGAGCCATTATTCAGACTTACAATCTGCCATTGAAACATTCAACATGGTGATCCATGAGAAGCATGGGGAGCTGATATCAGGTTCATCCCTTCCCCCCTCACTGTCCCTGATATCTGCCTTGCCAGGAACTCCTGGGGcgtttgatgtgttttctcctcctttgcCCGTCTGTCCGCTGCACATTGTTCCCAGATGTGGCCTGAACGCATGACATGTAGGAATGCTCTTCTCGTCGtgtgttccccccccccccccccccccccccgggaaaAGCATGCATGTTGATCAGCCTCTGCGAGATCAGGCCGTGAAACAGCAATGAACAATAGTGCAGTGTTACGTGTGTCCTCCTGGTGTGCACAGTCATtcgatcccccccccccccccccttgcacCTCAAAAGCTGCTTGACATGTGTTCCCTGTCTGTGCCGTGCTGTACTGTGCTCTGTGATATTTGGTAACACGCCAGCAAGCGGAGATGTGTGAACAAAGAGCCCCACTGTGTTACGACCAGCAGCGCTGTGAAAGCGCCGCTCGCTTTTTAGCCGGCGGACCCGGCGGAGGCGGCGCTTTTCCGAGCGACGCGAATTAAAAGAGCAATGACGGCAATCGATTCCCGGCTCTTTTTTCACACGTGCATCTCATCGCCCGATCCCCTGTCAGCTCTAACAAAGAGACGTCTTCTGCTCTCGTTGCCTCTTGCAGCCAGCGTGGCTGTATAAGGCTGGTAGTAGCAGCAGAGGCCTCCTCTCTGTTTCAGACGGCTACGGCGGGCGCAGGCACGGGCGCGGACGGCGGTCCCCGGATTACTACGAGGAGTCGGAGCCGGAGGAGCTGACCCGGGTGTTCGTGGCTCTGTTCGACTACGACCCGCTGTCCATGTCTCCAAACCCGGACGCCGCCGATGAGGAGCTGCCCTTCAAGGAGGGACAGATCATCAAGGTGTGGCGTCTCGCTTGACTCTAAATGGAAAATAACCACGTGAATAACTGTGTCTTCTTTTTGTCGTTGAGCATCTTCTTCTGATCTTTCCTCGTTGTTTCAGGTGTTTGGGAATAAAGACACGGATGGCTTCTACAGGGCGGAGATCCGGGACCGAGTGGGTCTCATCCCCTGCAACATGGTCTCTGAGATCCAGACGGAGGACGATGAGATGATGGACCAGCTGCTGAAGCAGGGCTTTCTCCCGCTCAACACTCCTGTGGAGAAGCTCGGTGAGGGAGGCCAGATTTTCTTCCTCGCTTcactttcctctctttttttatctCCTTGTGTGTCCGGCCGGCTAGTTTAATGCTCTCCTCTCACTGACTCAcgtctctcttcttctgcttttcccACTTAACTACGCTTCTTCTGTGTAGTGAACTGTGACCGTTTCAAAGATGGCCGCTCAATAAATCGCAGATCCAGAAAGTCTAAGAGAGGTCCGTGTCCAGTCCACTCTCTGCTTCAGCTTTACTACTTTCCTCTTTCCTTACCTGTTTTCTTTAAACTGCGAGCTTGTTGCTATTTCTGGTGACATTTTCTACCTCTAAAGTTCCCTCATTTTACTAAAGTACAGTTCATATTCTAATAATTTCTATAAtctattatgtttttttctctctgcagagcGAAACAGGCGGAGTGGACGTCAGCATCCCATGTCGACGCGGAGGATGGTGGCGCTGTACGACTACGACCCGAGGGAGAGCTCTCCCAACGTTGATGTCGAGGTActctcctcccgtcctccacTCAGTCCTGTCATCCTCTCACAGGAGTCTAGCCTCTAAGCACATATTAGAAGGACAGGTTGGGCTGTGCGAACACTGATGCAAAAATATCCTGTTGGTTTATGTTTTTAGTCCATCTTGAGATTTGTTAGCGTTGTCGTCGGTACGTGTTTGTCTGTTGAAGCTGAAGTGACGGGAAGCAGAGGAAAACCACGTGACCCggtatttgaaatattttaaggACGTTTCAGTGATGATGTTCACGGAGAGAGGTCACAGGTCGCgcttttcctctgctctccgccGCCCGGCCTCATGCTGCTGAACCATCTCCTGGCTTTAGCTCCATGTTGAACCGACACAGCGGCTTTATTATCGCTGAACAGAGGGGAGTTTAGACTAGAGAGAGGATTGAAGTACTTtccctgctgttttttttctttttttttttcttttttttgggcccttcccccccccccctggttTCACTTACTCTCACCTTTCTATTGGCACTGCCACCGACACAGTATGAAGGCCACAGGCTGAATGAGGAGGTGAGTGAGGGCGAGGAGGGTGTGCTACCGtctggtctgtgtgtgtttcctcccccCCCGTCTGTTGGAGTGCAAGGGAGGAGGCGGGCTCCGGACGGCGGCCCATGAGAACGGCGCCCCCCCCCCGAGCCGGCGTCTCCCCTCCGCGGTCTGGTCTCTCTGTGTCACCCTCTCTCCTCCGTAATGTTTGCTTGGTGTGTCCTCCGGACTCCCACGGCAGAGACGCGTGTTGAAATCCTGTCTTCATCTTGATGCATCGACAGTTGCAACAGTCCGCCTGCCGAGACTGAGTTGACACTCACGTTCGAGATGCATCACGTTGAtttggagcaggaggaacaacatTTCAAAAGTCATTAAAACCGCTCTAGACTTGATGTTCTGGAAGCTTTAACCGCCTTTTAAGTGAGTGAAATCACGGCTGAAggttttcttctcctctggcAGGCCGAACTGACTTTCTGTGCCGGTGATGTGATCACGGTTTTTGGTGAAATCGACGAAGATGGATTTTACTATGTGAGTATTGGACTCTGAAACAGCAAGAGAGGCACTCTGTGAAAATCTTTAACTCCACACATCCTGCATCTTTACAGTACTACCGCAGAATATTCACCCCATGTCTTTAAAATCATCCCAGCTCCATATTGGAACGCTGAAGCTAAAGTTTCTGTGGAACGATCACTCTGTTTCGTCCTCCGCAGGGCGAGCTCAACGGACACAAGGGACTCGTTCCTTCCAACTTTCTAGAAGAAGTGCCTGACGACGTAGAGGTTTTTCTCACTGACTCACCATCTCGATACCCCCAGGACACTCCAGCACGGATAAAGACCAAAAGGGTACATGCTCCTTCGCAGTACTAGCCCTCTGTCATCCATTTACTCTTTTCAGTTCCCTCTATCTCCTTCAGTtcttgtgtctgtgcgtgtgtgtctcaTTGAACAATGGGATGTTTCTGATTCTAGAGGATTACCCTGTAAATAAATAGATGTCTAAgatttatgaaaagaaaaaaaaaagaactttaagACTAATACTTGACAGAggtacttttatttttcatgtttactgctgtgaaggggggggggttgcatTGTATAATAATACATGGATATATTGTATTCATAAAGCATTCTCAATGAGAGTAAAACGGAGAAGCTCCTGTGACTTTTTAACTTCTGTCATGTCCCGAAAAACAGCAGTTAACACTTTTTTGCACATGCATATTCAGCATTGGAACAGATGCTTTATGAATATATTCTGTGTTTGATCTGGATTCATTTCTAATAGAGTAAATAGTTTTGTTGTACTGAAAGAAGATGAACTCTGTAGTCTGTAGCTCAGCATGGTATAATAGTCCAGATGCATGAATTCTTGAACATTTTATATAAAGAATAAGTCTAGTGTAGTACAACTTTTGTATCCGCTCCCGAACGCCTTGTTTTGTAAATTTGCTTTCTTGTAAAGTAGCACGCAAAAAGGTCGACCTAGCCTATGTTGCAGAGAATAATTTCAGAAATAATTCTTTCCTAAATGTAAATATGTgatgttatttttgtgtttaaacAAATAATGCAACTGTTGAAATATTTCTAGGTGTCACCAGATGTTTCCTTTCCTCCTGTTTATAATTTGCCATTGTCAAACTGTTGAAATGCCATCaccatatatatatttttttgtttttttgttttttatttcttttcctcaCCCGCTTggcaaaacagaagaagagtgTTCATTTCACACCTTAAAGGCTCTGTTTCCGTCACGTAAGTGAGCAACTGAGGATACCAAGATTACGCCCCCCTCGTCTAATGCAGATGACATGGGTCCCCTTAGTTTCTGGTATGCAACTCCGATGCTCTGTATGACgttcctctctgttttcacccaaatctctctctgctgttgtcGGTAGGACGTAGTGGCCCCTAGCCAATGCATTAGACAAGAAGTATGGTATCTTCAGTTGTTTCTCTGAGTGTTGTACATGATACTGTGCGTCTCCTGCAATAAGTCTCCTGCTGTAACTCATGACAAGCTAAAAGGCCGTTGTTGCACAATTGCTTTTGATTACTGACCGAGaaaagtgaagaggaaacacaacttctatgcaaaaaaaaaaaaagaaaaaaaattcaaattacaGCTTTTGAAGATTTTATAAGTTCCAGTttgagtagttttttttttaggaatctATTCAGCacacattttggaaaaataattttgcagattttgattttctttttgctgtttgagaataaaagcaacattttcttCCTATCTTATTCTTGATGCCCCCTTTTAAGTCAACCACTCTAGTCatttgaaatgtaattaaaaattgtttaaactgaaagaaaatccaaattTTAGGTTTTAATCATTTCTCAATTAAAAGTTTAACTCATTTTTCTAATTTCAATCTCACTTTTTTAACctattcatgttttcattgacTAAATTACCTTTTCATATAACCGATATTCACTATATTGTCGAGAAAAAAATTATTCTGACTTCAGTCTTCAAATTTGGTCTTCCTCATCCACATTCAGGTTTTACTCTCAAACggtaaaatgaaaacattctccctgttttttttttcaggcccCTAATTAGCTTTTTCTAATATGTAAAGGAgctacaacacaacacagcgaAGCAGTCAGAGCTCAATCAGAGAATCtgtttgaatgaaaactgtCCTGAATTATTAATAGTCACCGATTTGAAGCAGCTACGATTATCGTCTGTCACTCAGCAATATTTGGTTACCGACACCAGCCAGCGTGAGGCAACAAATCCCCacacagaacatttttttttttttccctttgattTCA contains these protein-coding regions:
- the rimbp2b gene encoding RIMS-binding protein 2 isoform X1, with the protein product MTSPGTADHDWHLGKHANCSVMGTMGCQKTCKVEKLLRQSQREVVWNQRQRLATAKKNNRTRSQDKLRNEVLPLHRLDSFCLVEDNSRALRLSADTLNHQRLKQKLLETELSTRRKECEALEAEVKKKNQTCQTLENELQDFLQDNKHLNLQLFNNSHKASEYEKVKSEYAQLKETLGAVTQERDLALWERNQLQGKLENLEQVLKHMREAAERRQQLELEHEQALAVLNAKQQEIDLLQKAQVEAKKEHEGAVHLLENHLDSMQAKVRELEEKCRSQSEQFNLLSKELEKFRLQAGKFDILSTEPLTVCESPGSPNKSLSQLLNGLAAPIGKGNEAPTSRSLISEFIRPLQISGDKPELLSVKPTFLTRGRASSPARAFLPEMDKELRSTTRSKPRFTGKVRLCIARYSYNPYDGPNEHPEAELPLVAGKYLYVYGTMDEDGFYEGELLDGQRGLVPSNFVDFVQDEETSSAHHRDTVAKDPSYLNHSSLGSQRLGVSTGTGTGISSLLSDGKLDCLRTSSFGMDLLGSSSNGTGTLDVNIDEVGEDIVPYPRRINLIKQLAKSVIIGWDPPVVPPGWGSISGYNVLVDKEVRMSVPYGGRTKSLIEKLNLATNTYRISVQSITDRGPSDELRCTLLVGKDVVVAPYYLRVDSITQASAELSWMPSNSNYSHTIFLNGAEYDMVKAGGYKYKFFNLKSMTVYKVKVIAQPHQVPWQLPMDQREKREISVEFCTQPAGPPLPPQEVQVQCGQTPGVLQVRWKPPPLTPSGTSNGASVIGYAVCTKGQKIAEVLYPTADYVTVELNRIQCLEAREVIVRTLSTQGESQDSPVAVIPHNLLGSPHLSRRTTAPPLAMQHPPPHAVHSQTHPPYPSTYPPNHPQPHMQPLPRAQPHTLPHAQPHSQPVRHPPPAPPPPAHPQPHFQRHPMPKSKPLVSAREPDTKEHEVGLRPAQPWERSPSPLPPMRGSTLEPPHFPPRRSPSPQRILPQPQGVPIPNTIAKAMAREAAQRVFAEGNRVEKRNIFSERGNALHPLNSDEEEDGYDSPHARRKGASVDEFLRGSELGRQHHHHHYSHSEEYHTESSRGSDLSDIMEEDEEDLYSEMQLEEGRRRSINSHNTLKAYYKRQDLAEERDCWDLQREVVKQKSLRSKRLHSIPEVAEEESDGVDGMGQRLSFGDGGRPGTPHTQRRMYAQDAHARNHLAPGKSSRLQRQRSSPRFTDSRYCYGADDRSLGRPNRQNTKSPDSGLDCGSEEEGSLGRGHRGYYAHGSPMRGPVRIIHCEGPVERRALAMGRKRTLTRQCSVEEEFSDAPLTSAKSVHTGDFRNREHFGPGRDSGSRNYSREGALSEGRLNELDRVYYSPHREARAQSLSRLNRDQPLIIGNSPSHGSADRLDHSGRRPVHIGTPPQRRPIPSIEITMDSNSEGSEGNLSPVKEDVYYGSVARRRIWRSMSSEDQYDGYGGRRHGRGRRSPDYYEESEPEELTRVFVALFDYDPLSMSPNPDAADEELPFKEGQIIKVFGNKDTDGFYRAEIRDRVGLIPCNMVSEIQTEDDEMMDQLLKQGFLPLNTPVEKLVNCDRFKDGRSINRRSRKSKRERNRRSGRQHPMSTRRMVALYDYDPRESSPNVDVEYEGHRLNEEAELTFCAGDVITVFGEIDEDGFYYGELNGHKGLVPSNFLEEVPDDVEVFLTDSPSRYPQDTPARIKTKRVPLDKSGPPRRAASPTARPLVPVPGSPTDMYSSKQTKGLLSKGKKLFQRLGAVK